From a region of the Paenibacillus segetis genome:
- a CDS encoding TetR/AcrR family transcriptional regulator, whose product MPKVVSEYEKEMIREAMYINGVELIKQKGVKRVTVEDITSATNIAKGSFYAYYNSKEELLYAVIKKSEKKTFDRVIAVQLDKGNAKEGLVRALKEIYLAPDSLALYVKPSDMEYLFHKLPSAVEEWEQAKANDYFNQTLAAFWIRESHCDFKVLAYLMDSLQFIASQDSSYGGESKEQALNIMVDSIADYMSQGIED is encoded by the coding sequence ATGCCTAAAGTTGTAAGTGAATATGAGAAAGAAATGATAAGAGAGGCCATGTATATAAATGGAGTCGAGCTAATTAAGCAAAAGGGTGTTAAACGAGTTACTGTGGAAGATATCACGAGTGCTACCAATATAGCGAAGGGATCCTTTTATGCTTATTACAATTCAAAAGAGGAACTGCTCTATGCCGTTATCAAAAAGAGTGAGAAAAAAACGTTTGATAGGGTAATAGCCGTTCAGCTTGATAAGGGAAATGCCAAAGAAGGACTCGTAAGGGCGCTAAAGGAAATTTACTTGGCACCGGACAGTCTCGCATTGTACGTGAAACCATCCGATATGGAATATTTGTTTCATAAGCTCCCAAGTGCTGTTGAGGAGTGGGAACAAGCGAAAGCAAATGATTATTTTAACCAGACACTAGCCGCCTTTTGGATCCGTGAATCTCACTGTGATTTCAAAGTGCTTGCTTATTTGATGGATAGTTTGCAGTTTATTGCCTCGCAGGATAGCTCCTATGGTGGAGAAAGCAAAGAACAAGCACTAAATATTATGGTCGATTCAATTGCTGATTATATGTCACAAGGGATAGAGGACTGA
- a CDS encoding DMT family transporter, with translation MTGQRKVYLLALLYALIIGFSFLFTKIALKFADPIDTVAFRFTISFVALGIPILAGWIKLDMKGRNWLRLLPLGLVYPTAFFGVQAFGLTHATSSIGGIISASSPIFTLILATVFLKERTNGVQKLSVLCSVGGVIYIIVMGGASAQGTSVLGIFLLLLSALLLSIYGVVARSLRDGFTAIQMSYVMMLFGCVSFNAISITKHAISGTMYQFIEPLSHPQFIISIAYIGILSSLVSSLLSNYVLSKLEATSMSMFVNLGNLISILAGVIFMNEQLGYYHIIGAAFIIAGVFGVNYRERNKSEIKMGVKAG, from the coding sequence ATGACGGGACAAAGAAAGGTCTATCTATTGGCTTTATTATACGCACTTATTATCGGTTTTTCCTTTTTATTTACGAAGATAGCTCTGAAATTCGCCGATCCCATCGATACCGTTGCTTTTCGGTTTACGATTTCCTTTGTAGCTTTAGGTATTCCTATACTAGCAGGATGGATCAAATTAGACATGAAGGGTCGCAATTGGCTTCGCTTGTTGCCACTCGGACTGGTATATCCTACAGCGTTCTTCGGGGTTCAAGCTTTTGGTCTTACACATGCAACTTCCTCAATTGGAGGGATTATATCTGCTTCATCACCGATCTTTACGCTGATTCTTGCCACAGTCTTTCTGAAAGAGAGAACGAATGGGGTACAGAAACTATCTGTGCTATGTTCGGTAGGTGGGGTGATTTACATTATTGTGATGGGCGGGGCTTCAGCGCAGGGGACAAGTGTGTTAGGAATATTTCTACTACTCTTGTCAGCATTGTTACTATCCATATATGGGGTTGTTGCTAGGTCCCTAAGAGATGGATTTACCGCAATTCAAATGAGTTATGTGATGATGCTGTTCGGATGTGTCAGCTTTAATGCAATATCGATTACTAAACATGCGATATCTGGGACGATGTACCAATTCATTGAACCTTTAAGCCATCCGCAGTTTATCATTTCCATTGCGTATATCGGTATCTTATCATCGTTAGTTTCTTCATTATTATCCAATTACGTGTTGTCTAAGCTTGAGGCCACCAGTATGAGCATGTTTGTGAATCTGGGTAACCTCATTTCCATATTAGCAGGAGTTATCTTTATGAACGAGCAGCTTGGGTATTATCATATCATCGGTGCAGCATTCATTATTGCCGGTGTATTTGGAGTTAATTATCGGGAACGTAACAAATCTGAGATTAAAATGGGGGTCAAAGCTGGATGA
- a CDS encoding MerR family transcriptional regulator, giving the protein MLYTVKEVSTLSNVTIKTLHHYHKIGLLLPSEISEAGYRLYGTKELERLQQILLYRELDFSLEQIKQLLEGAPERLAILSQQEELLIIRKQRLETIIQTLGKSIACTEKGETMDNKDMFKGFESDKDWNEALKGQNQYLKETYDINSFEVQQADVQDINEQAAEAVAFMNEMANSLRAGLRHDNEKIVNLIRDHLIFLNEHGHSISAVDFAAQNKFFLSDDFHLSMLEGQQTGLAYYLSAAAEAFAIENK; this is encoded by the coding sequence ATGCTATATACGGTAAAGGAAGTGTCCACTTTATCCAATGTAACGATCAAAACGCTTCATCATTATCACAAAATAGGTCTCCTCTTACCGAGCGAAATTAGTGAGGCGGGATACAGGTTATATGGGACAAAAGAATTGGAACGCTTGCAACAGATTTTATTGTATAGAGAATTGGATTTCTCCTTGGAGCAGATAAAACAACTACTAGAAGGAGCGCCCGAGCGATTAGCGATCCTTTCGCAGCAAGAAGAACTTCTGATTATTCGCAAACAAAGATTGGAAACGATTATTCAAACACTAGGGAAATCTATTGCTTGTACTGAGAAGGGTGAAACAATGGATAACAAGGATATGTTCAAAGGATTTGAATCCGACAAAGATTGGAACGAAGCGCTGAAGGGGCAAAATCAATATTTGAAAGAAACCTATGATATTAACTCTTTTGAGGTTCAACAAGCAGATGTGCAGGACATCAATGAACAAGCAGCAGAAGCCGTTGCCTTCATGAATGAAATGGCAAACTCTTTACGAGCAGGATTGAGGCACGACAACGAGAAAATCGTAAACTTGATTCGTGATCATCTTATCTTTTTAAACGAGCACGGACATTCGATATCCGCTGTGGATTTTGCGGCGCAAAATAAATTTTTCCTAAGTGACGACTTCCATCTCAGTATGCTTGAAGGTCAGCAGACCGGATTGGCTTATTACCTATCCGCAGCTGCGGAAGCATTCGCAATAGAAAATAAATAA
- a CDS encoding MFS transporter gives MSTSIQMLRNSYVRIIIISNLWSQLGIWIRNFAVLLYVMEKTRGDAFAVSMISVAEYAPIFIFSFIGGVFADRWRPKRTMIWCESLSALSVFVVFLVLNTGSWEAVFFATLCSSILSQFAQPSGMKLFKKHVRDEDAPSCMSLLQTLFSVFMITGPVLGTLAYQQLGIELSMLFTSVSFLLSAVAMFFIPADPNAQQHNLNVQTPSLFNEMIDGIRYVISKKVILWLSVCFMLVGLGVGLISPLGIFIITEQLNLPVEYLQWITIPYGLGEIIGGILTFTLAAKIAPQRFLLLGLLVNGAGLFLIGLSTELWITMIAQFLIALLQPAIFIGNNALVMQHTKQDYIGRVTGIRTPLMTGAMLIMMSFSGVLKNMLSLTTVYEMAGLCFLAGIFIIFPVRKRANPSKSYL, from the coding sequence ATGTCAACTTCAATTCAGATGCTCAGAAACAGTTATGTACGAATCATTATTATTTCTAATTTATGGTCTCAATTGGGGATATGGATTCGAAATTTCGCCGTTCTGTTATATGTGATGGAAAAGACAAGAGGAGACGCTTTTGCTGTTTCCATGATTTCGGTCGCCGAATATGCACCTATTTTTATCTTTTCTTTCATCGGCGGGGTCTTCGCAGATCGATGGCGACCCAAAAGAACGATGATCTGGTGCGAGAGTCTAAGTGCATTATCGGTATTCGTCGTCTTCCTAGTGCTTAATACGGGGTCATGGGAGGCCGTTTTTTTTGCAACCTTATGCTCTTCGATCTTATCGCAATTTGCACAACCTTCCGGAATGAAATTATTTAAGAAGCATGTACGTGATGAAGACGCTCCATCCTGCATGTCTCTCTTACAAACCTTATTCTCCGTCTTTATGATCACAGGACCGGTTTTGGGTACGTTGGCATATCAACAATTAGGCATTGAGCTCTCGATGCTGTTCACAAGTGTATCTTTTCTGCTATCGGCTGTCGCCATGTTTTTCATTCCCGCCGATCCAAACGCTCAACAGCACAATTTGAACGTTCAAACACCCTCACTGTTTAATGAAATGATAGACGGTATTCGTTATGTCATCTCCAAAAAAGTGATATTATGGCTAAGCGTATGCTTCATGCTCGTAGGATTAGGTGTAGGGTTAATTTCACCTTTAGGCATTTTTATCATTACAGAGCAGCTAAACCTGCCTGTAGAGTATTTACAATGGATCACGATTCCTTATGGCTTGGGTGAAATTATTGGCGGGATTCTCACATTTACTCTGGCTGCAAAAATAGCACCGCAACGATTTCTCTTGTTAGGATTACTCGTCAATGGAGCCGGCCTCTTCTTAATAGGACTGTCTACCGAGCTATGGATCACAATGATCGCGCAATTCCTTATTGCTCTGCTGCAGCCCGCAATTTTTATCGGTAATAACGCCTTAGTCATGCAACATACCAAACAAGATTATATTGGCAGGGTCACAGGAATCCGTACACCTCTTATGACCGGAGCCATGCTGATCATGATGAGTTTTTCGGGTGTATTGAAAAATATGCTCTCATTAACCACTGTATATGAAATGGCAGGACTTTGTTTTCTTGCAGGAATTTTTATCATCTTTCCGGTTCGTAAAAGGGCTAACCCATCTAAATCATATCTATGA
- a CDS encoding M28 family peptidase — protein sequence MTKGNRRSSLLLAGKLFILMSLIVSITLPNYAHAAEGSAGKGFEIYSVIKELSDAKYKGRVPGTLQYKQAANYIKEEFNKLGIAPLGKEHVMSYTTSLGTFKEKPNMTLDGKPLSIMEDFKPHGQSGSGTIKGNSVIFVGKGYPEDLSSINVTKQIVLMDSDIKPDKALGVADRIALLKQKGAKAVLLLPTAFYPIQSYERPLNGSDTGIVSIYVRKDLFGTANLNTGDKLSKQVDIQVAIDRKPTVDSQNVIAMIPGKDTHRTLIISATLDGLGYIPNGATFGAASMNASGVAAVLSLAQYYKEHQPATNIVFAVIGSETTNRDGIKAFMKNYESTSATKIIGFFNLYDLGGMKQNQKLYATATDKSPIETYLKQNVDVAYTENGISELYNFNNPIFESKAIPNAFFRGADSIDTLKDTAEAINVPVLKKHMNTIQIIADQFMNDPQYAIYMKPSTVQPDDQGMVFVPEVGHKMKFFSTKYFDIYYETDRWTKPEELAKKIDRVYENIAWWNYFPQDNGRIKVYYTNSYEDNWATAHRSPEPQNKTSGALQSPDNHSISVVYLPGMMQNMVDSLGTIYHELNHNLATYKLMDLGYGNWFKTEVQEIQGHANNYESKEMGYKVLRSSLEGLLQKPLSEMSWDHYVSKLEPGKELDTTYNQTASLIFYIYNMYNEEKGREFAYRMYTEHDKPLKDIVQETLGVDFGKFLEGWYDWFHGKEVKVPSFKMSPYDLPINQKSAGDIGGTESSNQLTTVKGGLATTNMTSQDLLVTSISATKNGTNAIFSISYTSKKKRSFLLFDPPNGSNLNVRDVIKAGTSTLKVTVPINDLKKVNNLTMNIFDNNENNFIDINMDELAKIIK from the coding sequence TTGACAAAAGGAAATAGGAGGAGCAGTCTCCTTCTGGCGGGTAAGTTGTTTATATTAATGAGTTTAATTGTGAGCATCACGCTGCCAAATTATGCTCACGCTGCCGAGGGCTCGGCGGGAAAAGGTTTCGAGATATATTCGGTTATAAAAGAACTTTCAGATGCAAAATACAAAGGAAGAGTGCCAGGGACTCTCCAATATAAGCAAGCCGCCAACTACATAAAAGAAGAGTTTAATAAACTAGGTATCGCTCCATTGGGTAAGGAGCATGTAATGAGCTATACAACGAGTCTTGGCACATTCAAAGAGAAACCCAATATGACATTAGATGGAAAACCACTTTCGATAATGGAAGACTTTAAACCGCATGGACAAAGTGGCTCAGGTACCATTAAAGGTAATTCGGTGATCTTCGTAGGCAAAGGTTACCCCGAGGATCTTTCATCCATCAATGTGACGAAACAGATCGTCTTAATGGATTCAGATATAAAGCCAGACAAGGCACTAGGTGTAGCTGATCGTATCGCATTGTTGAAGCAAAAGGGGGCAAAAGCAGTACTGTTATTGCCAACCGCTTTTTATCCTATTCAATCATATGAACGACCACTAAACGGCTCAGATACTGGCATTGTTTCTATCTATGTTCGGAAAGATTTGTTCGGCACGGCGAATTTGAATACCGGAGACAAATTATCGAAACAGGTAGATATTCAGGTTGCAATCGATCGAAAACCAACGGTAGACTCACAAAATGTTATAGCTATGATTCCAGGCAAAGATACCCACCGGACTCTGATCATAAGCGCTACATTAGATGGGTTAGGTTATATTCCCAATGGAGCAACCTTTGGCGCAGCCAGCATGAACGCTAGTGGTGTAGCAGCGGTATTATCATTGGCACAATATTATAAAGAGCATCAACCGGCAACGAACATTGTGTTTGCTGTTATTGGCAGCGAAACAACGAATCGTGACGGGATCAAAGCATTTATGAAGAACTATGAATCTACCTCGGCTACAAAAATCATTGGTTTCTTCAATCTATACGATCTAGGTGGAATGAAGCAGAATCAGAAGTTATATGCAACTGCAACTGACAAAAGTCCCATTGAAACATACCTGAAACAAAATGTGGATGTGGCTTACACGGAGAATGGGATCAGTGAATTATATAATTTTAACAATCCAATCTTTGAATCGAAAGCTATTCCGAATGCATTCTTTAGAGGTGCTGATTCCATCGACACATTAAAGGACACAGCTGAAGCAATTAACGTACCAGTTCTGAAGAAGCATATGAATACGATTCAAATTATCGCCGATCAGTTCATGAATGACCCTCAGTATGCTATTTATATGAAACCATCAACGGTCCAACCAGATGATCAAGGCATGGTATTTGTACCTGAAGTTGGTCATAAAATGAAGTTCTTCTCAACAAAGTATTTCGATATTTATTATGAAACGGATCGTTGGACAAAGCCGGAAGAGCTTGCAAAGAAAATAGACCGAGTTTACGAGAACATTGCTTGGTGGAATTATTTCCCCCAAGATAACGGGCGCATCAAAGTCTATTATACAAACAGTTACGAGGATAACTGGGCTACAGCACATCGATCACCGGAGCCTCAGAATAAGACGTCAGGGGCGCTTCAAAGCCCAGATAATCATAGCATTAGTGTTGTTTATCTACCGGGTATGATGCAGAATATGGTCGACTCACTTGGCACGATTTATCATGAACTTAATCATAATTTGGCGACTTATAAACTGATGGACCTGGGGTATGGCAACTGGTTTAAAACGGAGGTTCAAGAAATCCAAGGTCATGCTAATAATTACGAATCTAAAGAAATGGGATATAAAGTTCTTCGATCTTCTCTTGAAGGACTTCTCCAGAAGCCACTTTCCGAGATGAGCTGGGATCATTATGTTTCGAAGCTTGAACCAGGAAAGGAATTAGATACAACATACAACCAAACGGCAAGTCTTATTTTCTATATCTACAACATGTATAACGAGGAGAAGGGTCGGGAGTTTGCATATCGCATGTATACGGAGCACGATAAACCACTTAAAGATATCGTTCAAGAGACACTTGGTGTGGATTTCGGCAAATTTTTAGAAGGTTGGTATGACTGGTTCCATGGAAAAGAGGTTAAAGTTCCTTCATTTAAGATGAGTCCTTACGATTTGCCGATCAATCAGAAGTCTGCAGGAGACATAGGGGGGACTGAATCAAGTAACCAATTAACGACGGTCAAAGGTGGACTTGCTACTACCAATATGACAAGTCAGGACTTACTTGTTACCTCCATCTCAGCTACAAAAAATGGGACGAATGCGATCTTCTCTATCTCATATACAAGTAAAAAGAAACGTTCCTTTCTATTATTTGATCCACCCAATGGCTCAAACCTGAATGTAAGAGATGTGATCAAAGCAGGGACATCCACATTAAAAGTAACAGTCCCAATCAATGATCTGAAGAAAGTTAACAATCTCACGATGAATATCTTCGATAATAACGAGAATAACTTTATCGATATTAACATGGATGAGTTAGCAAAGATTATAAAATAG
- a CDS encoding aminotransferase-like domain-containing protein: MKEYTKVMNEIERQIEDGVFRGGQKLPSIRQLSERYSCSKSTIIRAYSELEKRHLVYSIPQSGYYVVLKKVDSEQTAGHSVIDFSSAAPDPELFPYLDFQHCLNKAIDMYRSHLFTYGTPQGLPSLLNVLCKHLANHQVFTSPEHIMITSGVQQALAILTTMPFPSGKQTVLLEQPSYHLMIQLMECYNIPVKGITRSESGIDLNELEQLFRTGDIKMFYTIPRFHNPLGTSYSEKTKKAIGELAKRYDVYIVEDDYLSDMETDTKSDPIYAYDSSHVIYLKSYSKILFPGLRVGVAVLPPALRETFSVHKRLSDIDSSMLSQAALEIYIQNGMFERRKQKIKTTYHNRMLKLNHALDTFNDTEDIHHARIRSGVHTHLLLPETLHVPTLLKRLSKQRIILKEIEPSYLPSFEKQQSMLKLSITKVAMDQIEEGISTLFTEINKMRRLS, from the coding sequence ATGAAGGAATATACGAAAGTAATGAACGAAATTGAGCGGCAAATTGAGGACGGTGTCTTCCGCGGAGGCCAGAAGCTTCCGTCTATTCGCCAATTGTCTGAGCGGTATTCCTGTAGCAAAAGTACGATCATTCGTGCCTATTCCGAGCTAGAGAAACGGCATCTCGTCTATTCCATCCCGCAAAGTGGATATTATGTCGTACTGAAAAAAGTTGATTCCGAGCAAACTGCAGGACACTCCGTCATCGATTTTTCGTCCGCAGCTCCCGATCCTGAATTATTCCCTTATTTAGATTTTCAGCATTGTCTCAACAAAGCCATCGATATGTACAGAAGTCATTTATTTACTTACGGAACGCCGCAAGGTCTGCCATCGCTGCTTAACGTCCTATGTAAGCATCTTGCTAACCATCAAGTGTTCACGTCGCCTGAGCACATTATGATTACTTCGGGTGTGCAGCAAGCACTCGCAATTCTAACTACGATGCCATTCCCGAGCGGTAAACAGACCGTACTACTAGAGCAACCAAGCTATCATCTGATGATCCAGCTAATGGAATGCTACAATATCCCGGTTAAAGGCATTACACGGTCAGAAAGTGGAATAGATCTAAATGAGCTAGAACAACTCTTCCGCACAGGTGATATCAAAATGTTCTATACGATTCCCCGGTTCCACAATCCACTCGGAACGTCTTATTCGGAGAAAACAAAAAAAGCGATTGGCGAGTTAGCCAAGCGCTATGACGTGTACATCGTAGAGGATGATTATTTATCTGACATGGAGACCGACACCAAATCTGATCCGATCTATGCCTATGATTCATCCCATGTCATATATCTTAAAAGCTATTCCAAAATCTTATTCCCTGGGCTCAGAGTAGGTGTTGCGGTCCTCCCTCCAGCTCTACGTGAGACGTTCAGTGTGCATAAACGCTTGTCCGATATTGATAGCTCCATGCTCTCGCAAGCTGCACTAGAAATCTACATTCAAAATGGAATGTTCGAACGCCGTAAGCAAAAAATAAAGACAACCTATCACAACCGAATGCTAAAATTGAACCACGCATTGGATACGTTCAATGATACAGAGGATATTCACCATGCCCGGATTCGCTCAGGGGTGCATACACATCTTCTATTACCGGAAACATTGCACGTACCTACTTTGCTAAAAAGATTAAGCAAACAGAGGATTATTTTAAAAGAGATAGAGCCCTCTTATCTCCCTTCATTTGAGAAACAACAATCTATGTTGAAGCTAAGTATTACAAAAGTGGCCATGGATCAAATTGAGGAAGGAATTAGCACACTTTTCACAGAAATCAACAAAATGCGCCGCCTGAGTTGA
- a CDS encoding GGDEF domain-containing protein, with amino-acid sequence MKTVLLLLLPFVLIALAYILFTKTSTMSKPQLDIIELSPYAIFLVGAVISWKFNRSREFFILIILTLCLASISYLPESVGKTVQIADIYSIICLVIPINIAIFSFFKERGFLSLWGIIRIGFILSQVLLAYWITGSGQRKCLDLVNKDLLPVNLHSLTPISQASILAFLAALVILIIRQFSNRSSQDISFIGVLFALFYVLHSHNSPVLYAIFFGVSGIILMTSIIQDSYSMAFSDELTGLPSRRALKQDMMKLGMNYVIAMLDIDHFKKFNDTHGHDTGDEVLKLVASTIKDVTGGGKSFRYGGEEFTILFPGKSINEALPHLEELREKISKRAFTLRGKGRSKKNSKSRSKRSKSSKQLYITVSIGVSQKSEKYKTPDTVMKSADTALYRAKKKGRNCVSK; translated from the coding sequence ATGAAGACTGTTTTATTACTCTTATTACCCTTTGTTTTAATAGCTCTGGCCTATATATTATTTACTAAGACAAGCACGATGTCCAAGCCGCAATTAGATATTATAGAACTTTCTCCTTATGCCATATTCCTCGTAGGAGCTGTGATCTCTTGGAAATTTAATCGTAGCCGGGAGTTTTTCATTCTTATTATTCTTACATTATGTTTAGCTTCCATTTCATATTTGCCGGAGTCCGTAGGGAAGACAGTACAAATTGCTGATATCTATTCGATCATTTGTTTAGTGATACCTATAAACATTGCGATATTTTCCTTTTTTAAAGAACGGGGGTTCTTAAGTTTATGGGGAATTATTCGAATAGGTTTTATACTTTCTCAAGTACTACTAGCCTATTGGATAACGGGTTCTGGACAAAGAAAATGTCTTGATTTGGTGAATAAAGACCTATTACCTGTGAATCTTCATTCATTAACTCCTATATCTCAAGCATCCATCCTGGCTTTCTTGGCAGCACTAGTCATACTTATCATTAGGCAGTTTTCAAATAGATCCTCGCAGGATATTTCCTTTATAGGTGTACTCTTTGCACTGTTTTATGTGCTACATAGTCATAATAGCCCTGTGCTATATGCGATATTCTTCGGGGTTTCTGGCATTATTCTGATGACTTCAATTATTCAGGATTCGTATTCCATGGCATTTTCGGATGAACTTACAGGTCTGCCATCTAGGCGGGCGCTCAAGCAAGATATGATGAAATTGGGCATGAATTATGTGATTGCGATGCTGGACATTGATCATTTCAAGAAATTTAATGATACTCATGGCCATGATACGGGGGATGAGGTCCTAAAGCTGGTTGCTTCCACTATAAAAGATGTTACGGGTGGCGGGAAATCCTTCCGTTATGGTGGAGAGGAATTCACGATCCTATTCCCAGGCAAAAGTATAAATGAAGCACTTCCCCATCTGGAAGAACTAAGAGAAAAAATATCGAAAAGGGCCTTCACATTACGTGGGAAGGGTCGATCTAAAAAGAACTCAAAGAGTAGATCCAAACGCTCAAAATCTTCAAAACAACTTTACATAACCGTAAGTATCGGAGTCTCCCAAAAAAGTGAAAAGTATAAGACTCCAGACACCGTGATGAAGTCGGCGGATACTGCCCTCTATCGTGCGAAGAAAAAAGGTAGAAATTGTGTGAGTAAATAA
- a CDS encoding alpha/beta fold hydrolase, with the protein MKILWSVMAVFVLIVVCFFSTLYILKKKRAKEIKITSANGVDYGEFVAIGGIQQYLHHRGEDVQNPVLLFLHGGPGSPMLPFAQEFQVPWENKVTVVHWEQRNCGKTYYKNDPKQVTPTTTIDQVIQDTYEVVEHLKAKYGKDKIIIMGHSWGSVLGSLFTLKYPHMVLGYIGVGQVVNMFRNENVSFERALEYIKELGNQKDYQALTALGPYPGTIYNDEMKNKMAKFRKLQVKYKLAAGPTAELVWNVFCSPFYTLRDTRYLLSAGVVETGQAAINNYLIQTFDLAAIGRQYETPVFYIHGEDDWQTPYPLAQDYFSTIEAPIKQFYSIPNAGHVTMLDQKEKFNEALFEIIDMI; encoded by the coding sequence ATGAAAATTTTATGGAGTGTTATGGCGGTGTTCGTACTTATCGTGGTTTGTTTTTTTTCCACACTGTACATTCTGAAGAAGAAACGCGCGAAAGAAATAAAAATTACATCAGCCAATGGAGTGGACTATGGAGAATTTGTAGCCATTGGGGGGATTCAGCAATATCTACATCATCGTGGGGAGGATGTTCAAAACCCAGTGCTGTTGTTCTTGCATGGTGGCCCGGGTTCTCCTATGCTACCGTTTGCTCAGGAATTTCAGGTGCCGTGGGAGAATAAAGTAACTGTTGTACACTGGGAGCAGAGAAACTGCGGGAAAACCTATTATAAAAATGATCCAAAACAAGTCACCCCAACAACAACGATTGATCAAGTAATACAAGATACATATGAGGTAGTGGAGCACTTAAAAGCCAAATACGGTAAAGACAAAATTATCATTATGGGACACTCCTGGGGTTCTGTACTGGGAAGCCTGTTCACTCTGAAATACCCACATATGGTGTTAGGGTACATTGGAGTTGGACAGGTCGTTAATATGTTCAGAAATGAGAATGTTAGTTTTGAAAGAGCTCTAGAGTACATAAAAGAATTAGGAAACCAAAAGGATTATCAGGCGCTTACTGCATTAGGTCCATATCCGGGTACCATATATAATGATGAAATGAAAAATAAGATGGCAAAGTTTCGCAAGTTGCAAGTGAAATATAAGCTAGCTGCTGGTCCTACAGCAGAGCTGGTGTGGAACGTATTTTGCTCCCCATTTTATACGTTAAGAGATACAAGGTACTTACTAAGCGCGGGTGTAGTTGAAACAGGTCAGGCTGCGATTAACAACTATCTCATTCAAACTTTTGACTTAGCGGCAATCGGTAGACAATATGAAACACCTGTATTTTATATTCATGGTGAGGATGACTGGCAGACACCTTATCCGCTTGCTCAAGATTATTTTTCTACGATCGAAGCACCAATCAAGCAATTTTATTCTATTCCAAATGCAGGTCATGTCACTATGCTTGACCAAAAGGAAAAGTTCAATGAAGCCCTTTTTGAAATCATAGATATGATTTAG
- a CDS encoding iron chaperone — protein MDEYISQFPPEVQAILEQLRKVIKESAPEAEEKMSYQMPTFAWHGNLVHFAAYKNHIGFYPTPSGIDAFQEELSGYKGAKGSVQFSIGEPLPYELISKIVKFRVAENMKRAEEKKKKKK, from the coding sequence AATATATATCACAATTTCCTCCTGAGGTTCAGGCAATACTTGAGCAGTTAAGAAAAGTTATTAAAGAATCGGCACCAGAGGCAGAGGAAAAGATGAGTTATCAAATGCCCACTTTTGCATGGCATGGAAATTTGGTGCATTTTGCTGCGTATAAGAATCATATAGGATTTTATCCGACGCCCAGTGGTATTGATGCTTTTCAAGAGGAACTATCGGGTTATAAAGGAGCAAAAGGGTCAGTACAGTTTTCTATAGGAGAGCCACTACCTTATGAATTAATAAGTAAAATCGTTAAATTCAGAGTTGCCGAGAATATGAAACGAGCTGAAGAGAAAAAGAAAAAGAAGAAATAA
- a CDS encoding M48 family metallopeptidase — MHIEFENQRIEFNVQYGKRKKISLHIDGFGIITVKVPKGTSEEMINNAVERHGKLILEKLQMIAKAREIPQPREYQDEGKFLYLGKEYSLHELIELGDLNEEELKIKLKKFYFSSCKKVIGERITQYQTALRVKPKSFDIVESRTKWGSCSSDKKLTFNYRLAMAPIEVIDYVIIHELCHLHHMNHDRSFWRLVGSMMPDYKEKEAYLARYGRAMTF, encoded by the coding sequence ATGCATATTGAATTTGAAAATCAAAGAATAGAATTTAATGTCCAATATGGGAAGCGCAAGAAGATCTCCTTGCATATCGATGGCTTTGGTATCATCACTGTTAAAGTTCCAAAGGGCACAAGTGAAGAGATGATTAACAATGCTGTAGAGCGACATGGAAAATTGATCTTAGAGAAGCTGCAAATGATTGCGAAGGCAAGAGAAATTCCTCAGCCAAGAGAGTATCAAGACGAGGGGAAATTCCTGTATCTTGGGAAGGAGTATTCCCTGCATGAGTTAATAGAACTTGGGGATTTGAATGAAGAAGAACTGAAAATAAAACTCAAGAAATTTTATTTCTCAAGCTGCAAGAAGGTCATAGGCGAACGAATTACTCAGTATCAAACAGCGCTTAGAGTAAAGCCCAAATCTTTTGATATCGTAGAGTCCAGAACCAAGTGGGGAAGTTGTAGCTCGGATAAAAAACTAACCTTTAATTATCGTTTAGCTATGGCTCCCATTGAAGTTATTGATTATGTAATCATTCATGAACTTTGTCATTTGCATCATATGAATCATGATCGATCATTTTGGAGACTAGTCGGTAGTATGATGCCGGATTATAAAGAGAAAGAAGCATATTTAGCAAGGTATGGGCGTGCTATGACGTTTTAA